A DNA window from Hoplias malabaricus isolate fHopMal1 chromosome 5, fHopMal1.hap1, whole genome shotgun sequence contains the following coding sequences:
- the LOC136697862 gene encoding small integral membrane protein 4 yields MLRKSKNLKYILNLVPGKRRFGIYRFLPFFFCVGGVMEWVMINVRIGRETFYDVYRRKRSEREYQQRIEDGLSVLPESEPK; encoded by the exons ATGCTCAGAAAGAGTAAGAACCTGAAATATATCCTGAATCTAGTACCAGGCAAACGGCGGTTCGGGATCTACAGATTTCTGCCTTTCTTTTTCTGCGTCGGAGGAGTAATGGAGTGGGTGATGATAAATGTCAGAATAGGAAGAGAGACGTTCT aTGATGTCTACCGAAGAAAACGCTCTGAGAGGGAGTACCAGCAGAGAATTGAGGATGGACTGAGTGTACTTCCTGAGTCAGAACCAAAATGA
- the ognb gene encoding osteoglycin, paralog b: protein MDMKMLIFSFLILPWMFCATARNEKTEPRKRGLAKLHRFEGVQTDGESFLEVRKPKKTVREVPDYESRVAEKEDAIATTGMKAEDLPTCLLCVCLTGSVYCEEVIPEMKTVPPLPKETAYLYARFNKIAKITTKDFAEFVILKRIDLTGNIISEIEDGAFSKLDQLEELTLANNRLVKLPMLPSKLISLNANHNLLRTKGIKASIFRKLSRLAFLYLGDNELEIIPPLPESLLVIHIHNNNITTLTDDTFCKGNNSHYIRSNLQEVRLDGNPLVLAQHPNSFICLKALPIGHYK, encoded by the exons ATGGACATGAAGATGTTGATCTTCTCTTTTCTGATTTTACCTTGGATGTTCTGTGCAACAGCAAGAAATGAGAAAACAGAGCCTCGAAAAAGAGGCTTAGCAAAATTGCACAGGTTTGAAGGTGTTCAGACAGATGGTGAAAGTTTCTTGGAGGTCAGGAAGCCAAAG AAAACGGTCCGTGAAGTCCCAGACTATGAAAGTCGTGTTGCTGAAAAAGAAGACGCAATTGCAACAACAGGGATGAAAGCTGAAG ATCTGCCCACTTGCttgctgtgtgtctgtttgaCTGGATCTGTGTATTGTGAGGAGGTTATCCCAGAGATGAAAACGGTGCCACCTTTGCCCAAGGAGACAGCATACCTCTATGCTCGCTTCAACAAAATTGCCAAAATTACCACCAAGGATTTTGCAGAGTTCG TTATCTTGAAAAGGATTGACCTAACTGGCAACATCATCTCTGAGATAGAAGATGGAGCTTTTTCTAAATTGGACCAACTGGAGGAATTAACATTAGCCAACAATCGACTGGTCAAACTTCCAATGCTGCCTTCCAAGCTCATCTCACTCAATGCCAACCACAATCTACTCCGAACCAAAGGCATTAAAGCATCCATTTTTAGG AAACTCAGCAGACTGGCGTTCCTCTACCTCGGCGACAATGAATTGGAGATCATTCCACCACTTCCTGAGAGCCTGCTTGTCATCCACATTCAT AACAACAACATAACCACACTGACAGATGACACATTCTGCAAGGGAAACAACTCTCACTACATCAGGTCAAACTTGCAGGAAGTTCGGCTGGATGGAAACCCACTGGTGTTGGCCCAGCATCCCAACAGCTTCATCTGCCTGAAAGCTCTTCCAATTGGACACTACAAGTGA